The Raphanus sativus cultivar WK10039 chromosome 6, ASM80110v3, whole genome shotgun sequence sequence TACTTACTAACTAGTGTTGTAAATAAAgtagaaaagagaagagaagataggaattggtgtgtcttattccatgaataatgatctccttatataggatacaatagcttggagacaaagcttaacttggagtggggaacaagtatatctaggactttccatatggacatcactacaatatttataacacttccccttgatgttCAATATGTCGAAGTGCTTTCAAAACGCCGTAGatgctgcctcgttaaaaaccgagattgtaatgccataaccgtctagagtttgtaatgcgtttggaatactgcctcgttaaaacctttccatggtaaacccaaaaacccaatgtggtaaaaatgggaagccatggataggaaaaagagtacagccgcattacttcccctgaagtgaacatcactgaaggcttctcagtgatcgcataccagtctgctgcataagcttcctgagcgtgcatgttggtaatgcctaagtgaagaggtcggctgagttctcgctggatctgacttagagtaccttgacctctccttctttctgaagatcgtgggtgaagaagaacttggggagaacatgcttagtcttgtcacccttgatgtaaccatctttgagctgagctatgcaggccgcattgtcttcgtaaagaacggtcggctcgtctttaccatccgtgatcTCACATGCTGTctgaatatggtgtgtcatgagtctcaaccagacacactctctgcttgcttcatggatcgccaatatatccgagtgattggatgatgtggctgatatagtctgcttgactgatctccatgaaatggtcgtgcctccatatgtgaaaacatagccggtttgggacttagcactgtgtggatcggactggtaacctgcatcaacaaaatgctttcatgatattcatggtccattcggatcatatggtttacctctcttagataaattcgaccatgaatgtctttgtatgtccatgatctgtccggatcatgacatcatccataatccatccggattatgttcttgtccactatatatcttattcatatcctttgaccaaaactctttatgaacttttagtatatgtccacggcctgttcatgaagtggctattgtgttatagtttgaagtttaatcaaaactaagccactttttggtcaataggacgttcctctcacttggatggtttaggtcggatttaagacctagagaaactggtcggaacaagctggacgggatggattggtcaggaccaatgatgattaaggtcgaactaggtcggacatgatcctagtcggtatggttccctttggtcgtgaatctgatggattctcggACCATTTGATCtatctattcttggtacgttggatcatagatcccaacattcatatacggctaatgatctctatggcctttccaagaatcaatcatcttaatcatcctttctttaaatataaacacaaggaatatattgactactatatggactgatctgaaacgttcttatagaactttctattaagcatcacttagtcttatcatatcgtgtgtatgcggctgcatttcagtccatgaacaacgcaggaacgatgttgttctatgagaacttctttctcatcttttaaggtatcttatattacctttatatccagtgaaatatccaatgtctactacatctttcttAGATGTCCAGATCTTTATTAATCTCGATATTAGGTAGTAGTATTCACCAcataggaatttatttccttgttccttagtccctgtgagtatccttgtgtgatttagccattccattgaatgcttcatgtagcaacatgtacgaccacttgtctgtattttcatgttctactgctcacgattttcttttcctcacaagactcatctgttcactggttagatggcgtctatcttatgtattttgccaatacgcccatcatattcattctttactataactccacgtcccattcatttctctatgatgagtactcttacgtgggttagtgatcctcgcatatctcttatgctcaagtgctttctctttatcacttattagtgtgtgtatgtgtcgacaccttatataatgttccatcgcgttctagacatgatacaatcgattgagattttattattatcaggatcattgaatactttgtagtttgcaaggctacattgtatgatacctgtaccttaggaccggccggtcttatctcattgtctagtatggtttctctttcatgaacccggatctatcattatgagcaccttatctctttctatccgaggttccttgtatatggaacatactggtctatcttgtatagacttctacagcaacttgattatgtctctactaggacatttatatagtggtgctaagctggtatgacttagtcattctttcgggtctgtctggctatcattctttctttgtttatggacgtccagtacatatatatctggtccgaggatctttgccaagacttggatggttaaaaccattccacttttactttctatttaccagcttatagctttctccatgatgttggatagtcggattcatcttgtatgtaatccgtgtaccttggccacaatatgatcacctttgtttggctcatggtctcactgaattcgtgggagaaagatcatgttctcttatccaacatatattcccgattttcatctcatccttagatgaggtattccatcctagatggcacataggtatgtggtggtttattcatagactcttaggatggtctatatctggattatgaccctttatcatctttagacgggaatatctatgctcactttatatggcctgatgtaacttatctttcatacatgtattcttgtggtgtacccaagcttatagacttttgaagtctcaaccttataggttatgccttttacggccaagctataatgccttatggccttcagccatgcttatcatgttcgggttttatagtatggtcatggaccacacggagtgtttattctccccctcatgaacatgctataaagtacgtttgtttgtcctcacttaaacgtaatgcttggacggtcagcatggttttagaccatgatacacgaatttgtggtctggtcatgatcacgggttttgttCTTACTatcctcatgatcagattatactttcgtgttgcttggaacaatgaagtctactgagtttcccttgtgtacatgtttcacaacgtgagatcttatgggataactctttgtgccttattaatcaagttcagaccaggatggctaatccggtcatgccataaagtgtataaattcgttggtgaaccttactggttacctaggcttttatgccttatcacaccgatccttagcatagtattagatcagtagggagaatgtagtctcgacctcttttatatgtatgcctttggcgattttcataagctaaaagaaacatttccttttgctttgctctgcccattggtttattattgaaaccattttgatgtggcttgtaatgccatttcgacctttactccctcctcgaccatgattggatctacaaccacggttattgtggtatccttgtccacggccagtggggattttgggtctctctcaatgggtcttaggtgataaatttcgtgcctcttaaggccatgccttaggtgtggtggtctagacatactcttctcgagttttcattctcatttgtcaatcaaaaatatttttcaagcaaatcaatcaagataaaagaaaaacttttattaatgctatgaaatttgaatgacaaattatatttaaaagaaaacaccaaatcataagtatgaaatcagaatgtcaaaaggcttaaacaatagccggccagtccataataacatcttggacatggctcacatttggttctctattcaatgaataaaccaatctcatcatctatatgagtccacccgaattttcttttcttagcttcttcagcatcaccgtatatcatctcacattgatactcggcacttatctccataacatagtcgagtttgtcgaggttgactttccttttctgcttcttttcctcaagagctgaaaggtatgagagaaggtcgtaataggttgtgaaacctttagccttctgtgataacaacacttcctttgaatggatcgtgtcacgagtcttgcttaacaagtcatagtttgttatcacttcaccacatagtttaagactataggtgattctcataagatcaaagtgatagtcatccacggattcataatcctggaacctcagagccttccattctttcatggactcatctagtaatggctccaagaacatggtgttcaatctcgaccagagatcgtaaggatcgttgatgtaactgcactcatcatacagatccttcacgagatgctttctcattatcaaaacagctctacgcctttcatatgcaagggtattattgccgtatttgatacacttcccaagtcctttagactttaaatcAGCTGAAGTGTTCATtgcccaatcaaggtaattgtctccattgagatcaagggctgggtaatccgagtgatggagtctcgacatctgaatcatatcaaaatgatttgtgttagtacatacaatttctgatgccattggctatccaagaaataaaaggcaatcggccagtatgtaaacaataaagccatatggcttgtgtgaCCAATGTCATTCGGCTATTACATAATTAAATCACattgccagcaaacaaataagagggccatacggccagtttgcattctctttagaaatttactttctcataactcatccatcacttaatcaacttatttgatttataaatcccttgaaaatagtgggatggacgagtgcatggtctagacataccatatggtatgctacatcgccccatgcggtttaatggtctagtagtaccattcggtacacttcctcgaccaaataaaacagatcgtgatttagctgcactgtggtgcgcatcatccatcaccggtgattgtggatcactgtggatcatcgaggatcaccgtggatcaccttggatcactgatcatcgtagatcatcgcggatcatcatgaatcatagatcaacgcggatcatcatggatgatcaccgtgaatcacgggtgaaaaatctagttgcacctgagggtgaacatcatcgaccattgattttgttttatggtctaatcgtacttaagagtacgtatcatcgacctttacttcatatggtctagtcatacctattggtatgcatcattgacctaaaagaaaatcatggtctagccacactatggtgtgcatcatcgaccaaaagatgtggaaaacattaaccttatgttttgtttggacatatagcgtgtcatccttaaaggggtatcacttgttgtccatacaaaacgaaagtcatgtaatcacatgctttatattttagggtttagggtttcttaaaatcggacttaaactttaaggattagggtttaaaattcaaatctgtttttaggattaggttaaacattgaccttaaattttgtttggacatatagcgtgtcatccttaaaggggtatcacttgttgtccatacaaaactaaagtcatgtaaaactattaagggtttagggttttgattttaaaataaacagaactaaaatcaaccaaatcaaatcgcaaaatttttaaatcggatttaagatgaagagaagtttgaaacccgaattgcttgaaccacaagtaaagattagggttcttgagatcttaccttaatctttgccgatcttttctccttggttcctcttttagaaaccttaaataatcaacaatgaaagtttcaaagttggattagtatgagatctaagaacaatagaaatcgaaattaagagagataaggagttggcggctattagggttttggatgatctttgacggcgcggcttgcactgggaggtgacggcgcgtctggagtcggattgatgcgtggtctgcggcgctggattcgtctcgtcaagagcttcaatttgatatattactcgccgtctggatccttacggttagggagatatgacgGTTTAAAGTTGCGGCTGAAATTAGGGATTTTGTGCTCGTTGgattttagctagggtttagagtctcgtgctgataacgtgttgtaaataaagtagagaagagaagagaagataggaattggtgtgtcttattccatgaataatgatctccttatataggatacaatagcttggagacaaagcttaacttggagtggggaacaagtatatctaggactttccatatggacatcactacaatatttataacaactAGTAACTACTACTAGTACTAACAATTATGATATTTATAAGTAATAACAATGATATGGATAACaatgatataataaaaaggCTTGTAGTCTTGCCGTGATCTTATATAGTTAAGGAATAAGTTTACGAGTTTCTTAAGGAAATTGTTGTTCGTTCTGATTATCTATAACTATATGTTCATGGATTCTACATTTCTATTTTCTGTAAGTTCTGTTTTCACCTGAAAGAAAATAGTCGAAGCGTTACAGTAACGAATAATAATCAACCAATCTTCGAAGTAGGCCAAGTTGCGGCACAAAGCCATAAACTATAGGAAAAATGATCGTTAGCTACGTGAAGTATTAGCCATCACATGGCTAACCATGCAAACTAAACTAATATATACCTAGCTATACGAAGTATATGTTATGTATGACAACATCTCTCAATTTAAtgatattatgtaattaacatcacgagtttatttttattcattcaaAAACTGATGTAGGTGACAGAGACCGTTTAAATATCTCGTTTCATCAACTAAAATATTATCAACCTGACcgtaatttatgtaaaattagattttaaaccTCATTTTAAAAACGTAAGAATTTTcttaacaaatttaatttacaaaataaatatttttaatattatttgataagtaatattttagaatttttatttttagtgtatttgaaaagtatataattatattacttatatttgtataaatttgaaagtcatataaaatattatatatttatttttaattataaaactcaTTTAACGTCAATCTGACATTTTATTTGCTTAAAAACTATTTGATGTCAACTTAAACCAAATATTATcttgtgtatatatttattaataatatacttttaagAATAAATGTAATCTAATAATACAAATCTAATATTACAGTTTTACTAAGTTTAAGTGaatgaaatttttgtttatgaaaatataaataaaataattcattaatttaattaatttgtattaaaaataaaattttagagtcaatatataaatagacatcaaataagttttataataaaacaatgatCAGATAAGTATCTATCACATAATTAATCAAATGAATTACAGAACtatgttaaattttaataataaaacagattaaaataatttaaaaataatcttatataactttcaaatttaataggaacaaaataatataattatatagttttcaaattcactaaaataaaaaggtaaaacactactaatcaaaaaatattaagacatattgattttgtaaattaaaatttgttaaaaatattcttacGCTTTTAAAATGTggttttaaatctaattttagataaattacGGTCATattggttatattttaattgataagaTGTGGTATTTAAACGGTCTTTGTCATCCACATAAATTTTGGGATGAATGAAATTAAACTGGTGATGTTAACTACATAACATCATTAAGTTGAGGGATGTTGTTATGCATAACATATACTTTGTGTAGCTAGGTATACATTAGTTTAGTTTGCATGGTTAGCCATGTGATGACCAATACTTCATGTAGCCAACAATTATTTTTCCTAAACTATACCATAAAATTGTGCGTCTTCGATATACTTCGAAAGCTTAAGATTCTAAAGAAATATTAGTCGATTACTGACCATCCCTCCGAAGATAGCTAGCATAGTCTTCGAActcaaatataattaattttttttccttttctctcttaacaattaaacatattttatataaactcctacataaaatcaatttattatCTAGTAGTGACTTTAATTGTATTTTTCAACttctaaaacaatttaaaacataaatgtaATCACCGAAATGACTTTTAAAATCGTAGAATTTCAAGATTCATAGATTCCTATCAGAAAGCAATGACCGTAATTTCTTGCAAAAGTTTTTTGATAGTTAGATAGAACTGAAAAGGAGGCCAACACTGGAACTTTGTAGATCGTAGCATTCAGATGTTTTGCGTAGACACCACAGAGAAATTCCATTCGGAAAATGTCATGCCACATGAACATCATTTGTGATTTTTAGGCACTGTAATGTTCAAACATGAGTTCAATTTCGTGTGTGCGCTACTTTAGACTAGAGCTAGACACAAGACAAGGCGAGTACTTATTAGTTTACGTGTATATGCGATTTGATTTGCCTTGCACGAGCAGAGCCGGCCCTtggaagaagctgaagaagctgttgcTTCCGGCCGCCGGAGAATATAAAATTTGTCGGCCTTGTTTGGACAGAAAGTTCTCAATAGTTTGTGTTTAAGGTTTAGGTAACAAGGGTTTAGCTTCGCGGGTTCGATTACCCTTGAGCGAATAGGccacatttttcatttttgcttctAGCCACATATATTCTAGGACCGGCTCTGTGCACGAGTAATAAAATTTTTGACTTGTTAAAAACGAATACTTGCTATTTCGAGTACTTGATTAGAAATTAATTACTTGCAAGTTACTTGTCTTACTATATTACTTATTATATTACAAGTACTTATGAACTATTTACGAGTTTTCAGAATATTTAAGAACTACTTACTAAATAATAGTCTATTAGAAATAGACATGAAAGTTTGTTTTGCttattctatttaaaataacatgTGAATTACTTTAAACGAAATATTTGTTCATATTATAGAGAAGACAGATAGAAAATATCTTCTCTAAACAAGTAACAAGTAATAACAAatcatataactaaatttttaatacttgttactacataattttttaactaGATGACGAAGAGTATTTAAAGCTCAAGATGGATACAAAATAAGTAATAAGTATAAGAAAAGTAATGAGTATTTAATGTCCATTCCTAAAtgcaagtaaaagaaaaaaatatgaacaaataaataatagatCATATAACAAATAGCAAATAACGAGGTAAGTAAAGGGGCGTAACGAGTCAAGTACTAAAAATAGTAATGATACTTGACTTGGTTTTGCAAGTAATAAAAACTGTCGACTTATTATTTGACTAGACAACACCgagtatttaaatttttaaaatggatTCAAGTAACAAATTTAACGAGAGTAACGGGTAATAATGTCCAACCCTACTTTAAACACATGGGACCAATTATTTTGGAAAAGAAATTAGTaagttaaaaaagaaacaaagaaattaGCAATGAATTCCATACCTACTCAagaaaagaacagaaaaaacGAGAAGAAGTAAACTATGCATAGTCTCAGAGGAAGCACATTAACGTATGCAATACTAAGGAACAGTGATTTGGACGTTGTAAAAATGTTTGAAACGGTCCATTTCTGTGAGCAGTTGTTGTTCCCCTTATATGTCTAATCAAAGATAAGGCATGTCTCGTGCCATCAGTTAGTCTAGatcttttgttttccttttcacTATATCATATTCACTTATTCCCTCTTTGTTATTTACAccactaattatttttaagtactatttataaaaaaattctttagtGCATCCACATTAAAAATTCCTCACCATAAATCTTTCACCCAACATATTACAAAATTTAGTAAGAATTTGTTTGAAAATCTTAATAGTCGTATGTCAAAACTtctcaaaaaaaactt is a genomic window containing:
- the LOC130496341 gene encoding uncharacterized protein LOC130496341, with amino-acid sequence MSRLHHSDYPALDLNGDNYLDWAMNTSADLKSKGLGKCIKYGNNTLAYERRRAVLIMRKHLVKDLYDECSYINDPYDLWSRLNTMFLEPLLDESMKEWKALRFQDYESVDDYHFDLMRITYSLKLCGEVITNYDLLSKTRDTIHSKEVLLSQKAKGFTTYYDLLSYLSALEEKKQKRKVNLDKLDYVMEISAEYQCEMIYGDAEEAKKRKFGWTHIDDEIGLFIE